In one window of Henckelia pumila isolate YLH828 chromosome 1, ASM3356847v2, whole genome shotgun sequence DNA:
- the LOC140890060 gene encoding trihelix transcription factor ASR3 isoform X2, which produces MTLEQLSLAPGPVDGRADGRQPSADDGVKIPRLPRWTRQEILVLIQGKRVAENRVKRGRVSGFGLGSGGQAEPKWASVASYCKRHGVNRGSVQCRKRWSNLAGDFKKIKDWESKARDGAESFWLMRNDLRRERKLPGFFDKEVYDILDGSGGDDEEEVPGELSLALAPATAAEGADEAEALFDSGRSAVADGRLFSDFEQSAREEEPPGNPDQSKEETVAEKQSLPPESPARGITSEKQPASDAEVRSSQEGRRKRKRIASDGDGEATSVELQLIEALEKNGKLLGLQLETHNSHLQLEREQRKEHMNGLITVLNKLADALGRIADKL; this is translated from the exons ATGACCCTGGAGCAGCTTAGTTTAGCTCCGGGACCCGTTGACGGTAGAGCAGACGGCCGTCAGCCCTCCGCCGATGATGGAGTCAAAATTCCCCGCTTGCCCCGTTGGACCCGACAAGAGATACTCGTACTCATACAAGGGAAAAGGGTGGCGGAGAATCGTGTCAAAAGGGGTCGGGTGTCTGGTTTTGGATTGGGTTCTGGGGGCCAGGCCGAACCTAAATGGGCATCCGTTGCATCCTACTGTAAGAGACATGGAGTTAACCGGGGATCCGTTCAGTGCCGTAAGAGATGGAGCAATTTAGCCGGAGATTTTAAGAAGATTAAAGACTGGGAGTCCAAAGCAAGGGACGGGGCAGAGTCTTTTTGGCTGATGAGGAATGATCTGAGAAGGGAGAGAAAGTTGCCTGGCTTTTTTGACAAAGAGGTCTATGATATCCTGGATGGCAGCGGAGGGGATGACGAGGAGGAGGTGCCTGGTGAATTATCTTTGGCCCTGGCACCTGCCACTGCGGCAGAGGGCGCTGATGAGGCCGAGGCGTTATTTGATAGTGGGCGGAGCGCTGTGGCGGATGGAAGGCTCTTCTCCGATTTTGAGCAGTCGGCTAGAGAGGAGGAGCCGCCTGGGAATCCCGATCAGAGTAAGGAGGAGACTG TGGCAGAGAAGCAGTCACTTCCCCCAGAATCACCTGCTCGAG GGATAACCAGTGAGAAGCAACCTGCCTCTGATGCTGAGGTTAGAAGCTCTCAAGAAGGACGACGGAAAAGAAAGAGAATTGCATCGGATGGAGATGGGGAAGCTACATCTGTTGAGCTTCAGTTGATTGAAGCTTTAGAGAAAAATGGGAAACTGCTAGGCTTGCAACTTGAAACTCACAACTCCCATCTTCAGTTGGAGAGGGAGCAACGCAAGGAGCATATGAATGGCTTAATAACAGTCCTCAACAAGCTTGCAGATGCCTTGGGAAGAATTGCTGATAAGTTGTAA
- the LOC140890060 gene encoding trihelix transcription factor ASR3 isoform X1 has translation MTLEQLSLAPGPVDGRADGRQPSADDGVKIPRLPRWTRQEILVLIQGKRVAENRVKRGRVSGFGLGSGGQAEPKWASVASYCKRHGVNRGSVQCRKRWSNLAGDFKKIKDWESKARDGAESFWLMRNDLRRERKLPGFFDKEVYDILDGSGGDDEEEVPGELSLALAPATAAEGADEAEALFDSGRSAVADGRLFSDFEQSAREEEPPGNPDQSKEETVFAVAEKQSLPPESPARGITSEKQPASDAEVRSSQEGRRKRKRIASDGDGEATSVELQLIEALEKNGKLLGLQLETHNSHLQLEREQRKEHMNGLITVLNKLADALGRIADKL, from the exons ATGACCCTGGAGCAGCTTAGTTTAGCTCCGGGACCCGTTGACGGTAGAGCAGACGGCCGTCAGCCCTCCGCCGATGATGGAGTCAAAATTCCCCGCTTGCCCCGTTGGACCCGACAAGAGATACTCGTACTCATACAAGGGAAAAGGGTGGCGGAGAATCGTGTCAAAAGGGGTCGGGTGTCTGGTTTTGGATTGGGTTCTGGGGGCCAGGCCGAACCTAAATGGGCATCCGTTGCATCCTACTGTAAGAGACATGGAGTTAACCGGGGATCCGTTCAGTGCCGTAAGAGATGGAGCAATTTAGCCGGAGATTTTAAGAAGATTAAAGACTGGGAGTCCAAAGCAAGGGACGGGGCAGAGTCTTTTTGGCTGATGAGGAATGATCTGAGAAGGGAGAGAAAGTTGCCTGGCTTTTTTGACAAAGAGGTCTATGATATCCTGGATGGCAGCGGAGGGGATGACGAGGAGGAGGTGCCTGGTGAATTATCTTTGGCCCTGGCACCTGCCACTGCGGCAGAGGGCGCTGATGAGGCCGAGGCGTTATTTGATAGTGGGCGGAGCGCTGTGGCGGATGGAAGGCTCTTCTCCGATTTTGAGCAGTCGGCTAGAGAGGAGGAGCCGCCTGGGAATCCCGATCAGAGTAAGGAGGAGACTG TTTTTGCAGTGGCAGAGAAGCAGTCACTTCCCCCAGAATCACCTGCTCGAG GGATAACCAGTGAGAAGCAACCTGCCTCTGATGCTGAGGTTAGAAGCTCTCAAGAAGGACGACGGAAAAGAAAGAGAATTGCATCGGATGGAGATGGGGAAGCTACATCTGTTGAGCTTCAGTTGATTGAAGCTTTAGAGAAAAATGGGAAACTGCTAGGCTTGCAACTTGAAACTCACAACTCCCATCTTCAGTTGGAGAGGGAGCAACGCAAGGAGCATATGAATGGCTTAATAACAGTCCTCAACAAGCTTGCAGATGCCTTGGGAAGAATTGCTGATAAGTTGTAA